A DNA window from Mytilus edulis chromosome 14, xbMytEdul2.2, whole genome shotgun sequence contains the following coding sequences:
- the LOC139504159 gene encoding uncharacterized protein: MATGKQIPCGPCSVDDVTKNAWRWCTSCEEGLCEDCEHVHRRSKSSRNHQVISIEDYSKIENVSISHVCEHHGENLEWFCKSHDDVLCVVCVPSKHKACSDVIPISVNSANARQSSALSDLEETIEGTLRNVKQCIKNRETATKEIEKQELAVKTMVLDTRTKINTHLDRLQEKLLQELRSTSHTCKSKYMKILQKLKSTEEMLSKLRENTKHMKQFSSDLQVFLGTRQVNKQIEQMVESIKSEIGAANAYELKVSIDSLIEKLLNEVEDFGKIVLSEPATNLDFQDPKIDQAQIEVNISTFQNISDIKLQLIKTIQMEKKYEMFITGCVILPNGKLLMAIDTKENKFIEYSDTGEHIRDIPVSSEPYAVAVIDLNRIVVTYGDALYLEIMNNKTFNVDKKIRLQIDCFEVSHEDGKLYVVYGNGVQIMDLSGKHLEAFNLASTNISCIKTIRGKIIYADYNTNQVHCCRLNGEELWQLKIDSIAFPYDVTVDNYQNVYVLGYISDNLTIIQHDGKDSKTLLTGSDGLKYPRTVDFDKDTKTLIICNEDGEVAFYNVI, from the coding sequence ATGGCTACAGGCAAACAAATACCCTGTGGTCCATGTAGCGTTGATGACGTCACTAAGAATGCTTGGAGATGGTGCACTAGTTGTGAAGAAGGATTATGTGAAGATTGTGAACACGTTCACAGAAGAAGCAAATCCTCAAGAAATCATCAGGTTATTTCAATAGAAGATTATAGCAAGATTGAAAATGTTTCAATCTCCCATGTCTGTGAACATCATGGAGAAAACCTGGAGTGGTTCTGTAAAAGTCACGACGATGTTCTCTGTGTTGTTTGTGTTCCTTCTAAACACAAGGCATGTTCTGATGTTATACCAATTAGTGTAAACTCAGCAAATGCAAGACAATCATCTGCATTATCTGACCTGGAAGAGACTATTGAGGGAACTCTGCGCAACGTGAAACAATGCATCAAGAATCGTGAAACTGCTACAAAGGAAATCGAAAAACAAGAATTGGCTGTCAAAACCATGGTTCTGGACACGAGAACGAAAATAAACACTCACCTAGACAGACTACAGGAAAAATTATTACAAGAACTAAGATCAACATCTCACACttgtaaatcaaaatatatgaaaattcttCAGAAGTTAAAATCAACAGAAGAAATGCTCTCCAAACTACGGGAAAACACAAAACATATGAAACAATTTTCTTCTGACTTACAAGTATTTCTGGGAACGCGTCAGGTCAATAAGCAGATCGAACAAATGGTAGAATCCATCAAGAGCGAAATCGGTGCTGCCAATGCATATGAATTAAAAGTATCTATTGATAGCCTAATCGAGAAATTATTAAACGAAGTTGAAGACTTTGGTAAAATAGTTCTTTCAGAACCCGCTACTAACCTTGATTTCCAAGACCCAAAAATCGATCAAGCTCAAATTGAGGTCAACATCTCAACATTCCAAAACATATCAGACATAAAGCTTCAGCTAATTAAAACAATCCAAATGGAGAAGAAATATGAAATGTTTATAACAGGCTGTGTCATATTGCCGAATGGTAAATTATTGATGGCGATTGACACAAAGGAAAATAAATTTATAGAGTACAGCGATACAGGTGAACATATCCGTGACATCCCTGTTTCTAGCGAGCCGTACGCTGTTGCTGTGATAGATCTCAATCGCATTGTTGTTACATACGGGGACGCATTATATCTAGAAATAATGAACAACAAAACTTTCAACGTAGACAAAAAAATCCGTTTACAAATAGATTGCTTTGAAGTATCTCACGAGGATGGGAAACTTTACGTAGTATATGGAAACGGCGTACAAATCATGGATCTATCAGGAAAACATCTTGAGGCATTTAACTTAGCATCGACAAATATAAGTTGCATCAAAACTATCAGAGGGAAGATAATTTACGCAGACTACAACACGAACCAGGTACACTGTTGTCGTTTAAATGGGGAAGAATTATGGCAACTCAAAATTGACAGCATTGCATTTCCTTACGATGTTACAGTGGACAATTACCAAAATGTTTACGTTTTAGGGTATATTTCTGATAATCTAACAATAATTCAACATGACGGCAAAGACAGTAAGACATTACTGACTGGATCGGATGGACTGAAATATCCACGAACTGTGGACTTTGATAAGGATACTAAAACCTTAATCATATGCAACGAAGATGGAGAAGTCgcgttttacaatgtcatttag